One part of the Sneathia vaginalis genome encodes these proteins:
- a CDS encoding ATP-binding cassette domain-containing protein, translating into MIKINTKLVFSITLSVILSFFTIFVIYLRKNIFDYLIQKDNRIFKALLILFVSMIFLEIFKLILKLNNARIIKEWNLNLSSNISKKICNLPYKEFSDASSYISWYTNDLPLVSSYIFQNYIEVFNQVLFTIFSIGFLYYINYILAITSILFLIILYFTGKIFGDKIGKYYQRYAIMLQEYNSTISNFLEGLNILSYFNRKDFYKQMVYKEQDKIETQMYNIKCLTAFSDLSFAGTKGFLELVMFVVTIYLIYINKISAGNVLVTPFILSTFLDAGMKLADIYIQIKFSKDLKSKLEKYEKNELILYPNMKHKIEIKDVSFKYGEKEILKKCNMLFEKNKKYAIVGKSGSGKSTILKLILGILKPTEGYIYVDDQILDNKRDLDFSKEISYVSQEVYMFNLSIRENLTLGYEYTEDSIEKALKEAKVYENICTKNDKLESNCNELSGGEKQRISLARALLRNTNTIILDEATSAVDKKTSKEIEDILLSKEDKTVIVISHHLDEEDSRKFDMIIKI; encoded by the coding sequence ATGATAAAAATTAATACAAAACTTGTATTTAGCATTACATTATCAGTTATATTATCATTTTTCACTATTTTTGTCATATATTTAAGAAAAAATATCTTTGATTATCTTATACAAAAAGATAACAGGATATTTAAAGCACTTTTAATTTTGTTTGTATCTATGATATTTTTAGAAATATTTAAACTTATACTAAAATTAAATAATGCTAGAATAATAAAAGAGTGGAATTTAAATTTGAGTAGTAATATTAGTAAAAAAATATGCAATTTACCATATAAAGAATTTTCTGATGCATCATCATATATTTCATGGTATACAAATGATTTACCTTTGGTTAGTTCATATATTTTTCAAAATTATATAGAGGTATTTAACCAAGTTTTATTTACAATATTTTCAATAGGTTTTTTATATTATATTAATTATATTTTAGCTATTACTTCTATTTTATTTCTAATAATATTGTATTTTACAGGTAAAATATTTGGAGATAAAATAGGTAAATACTATCAAAGATATGCAATAATGCTTCAAGAATACAATAGTACTATAAGCAATTTCTTGGAGGGCTTAAATATATTAAGTTATTTTAATAGAAAAGATTTCTATAAACAAATGGTATATAAAGAACAAGACAAGATAGAAACTCAAATGTATAATATAAAATGCTTAACAGCATTTTCTGATTTGTCATTTGCAGGGACTAAAGGTTTTTTAGAATTAGTTATGTTTGTAGTTACAATTTATTTGATATATATAAATAAAATAAGTGCTGGTAATGTATTAGTTACACCATTTATCCTTTCTACTTTTTTAGATGCTGGTATGAAATTAGCAGATATATATATACAAATTAAATTTTCTAAGGATTTAAAATCAAAATTAGAAAAATATGAAAAAAATGAATTAATACTTTATCCAAATATGAAACATAAGATAGAAATAAAAGATGTGTCATTTAAATATGGAGAAAAAGAAATATTAAAAAAATGCAATATGCTTTTTGAAAAGAATAAGAAATATGCAATAGTAGGTAAAAGTGGAAGTGGTAAGTCTACAATATTGAAGTTAATTTTAGGTATATTAAAACCTACAGAAGGATATATATACGTAGATGACCAAATACTTGATAATAAAAGAGATTTAGATTTCTCAAAAGAAATTTCATATGTAAGCCAAGAAGTATATATGTTTAATTTAAGTATTAGGGAGAATTTAACTTTAGGATATGAATATACAGAAGATAGTATAGAAAAGGCATTAAAAGAAGCAAAGGTGTATGAAAATATTTGTACTAAAAATGATAAATTAGAAAGTAATTGTAATGAATTATCTGGAGGAGAAAAGCAAAGAATATCGTTAGCAAGAGCCTTATTAAGAAATACTAATACGATAATATTAGATGAAGCAACATCAGCTGTGGATAAGAAGACGAGCAAAGAAATAGAGGATATATTACTAAGTAAAGAAGATAAGACGGTAATAGTAATATCACATCATTTAGATGAAGAAGATAGTAGAAAATTTGATATGATTATAAAAATATAA